One stretch of Roseibium sp. HPY-6 DNA includes these proteins:
- a CDS encoding TolC family outer membrane protein, with product MTLFFDPQELLRGIRICPAISLAGLSLVVLCLTATFAVAQTLEEAMSSAYAVNPRLKAERSRYQATNQGVWTARSEFLPTVTGSYLAEQNAYNLESTNSRDQEFSHELNLTVSQTLFQGLAGVNRLNQAHEEAAAGRSQLISVEQTLMLNTADAYLRVVHDREILSRLKAYTAVVQREVNAARVRYRSGDATRTDIEQALARLAEAQGNGDQAVGDLEASEALFERLTGQKPGKLGWPAVPKSILPSDEDDAISIALQSNPSIRAATADARAARYAARASVGDMLPRVALESAWENGYQDDLSDQSDEEFRLGLRVTAPLFTGGRNVAAVRRAKFTAAQEEYELDDTQQIIRENVIRAMRQRSASQRRAKAEKRAIAANRRAVKGLQVEFDSGQRSLLDVLDGERELLLSQVDFVRARYDARIADFFLLANIGRLAPRHFSIIEDRPAPVARIVPEFNSWDLRLAPTENDTDQSDLASPTETAPLGYQANPKKSINWVDWPYRTGGQDNPDTAEPDNRTRKLWRSLATLGLHQF from the coding sequence ATGACACTCTTCTTCGACCCTCAGGAGCTATTGCGAGGGATCAGGATCTGCCCGGCAATTTCGCTTGCCGGACTGTCTCTGGTCGTGCTGTGTCTCACAGCAACCTTTGCTGTTGCTCAAACTCTTGAAGAAGCCATGTCCTCCGCGTATGCGGTCAATCCGCGTCTGAAAGCAGAAAGGTCGCGCTATCAGGCGACGAACCAAGGCGTATGGACGGCACGTTCAGAGTTTCTTCCGACGGTCACGGGATCTTATCTCGCAGAACAAAATGCCTACAACTTGGAGAGTACCAACTCTCGCGACCAAGAGTTTAGCCACGAACTTAACCTTACGGTCTCTCAAACACTCTTTCAGGGCCTGGCCGGAGTGAACCGGCTGAACCAGGCCCATGAGGAAGCCGCCGCGGGACGCAGCCAGCTGATCAGTGTTGAACAGACATTGATGCTCAACACGGCCGACGCCTATCTGCGTGTTGTTCACGACCGGGAAATACTAAGCCGCCTCAAGGCTTATACCGCGGTCGTCCAGCGGGAAGTGAATGCGGCCCGTGTGCGATATAGGTCCGGTGATGCGACCAGAACTGATATCGAGCAGGCTCTTGCCCGCTTGGCGGAGGCGCAGGGCAACGGCGATCAGGCTGTTGGTGACCTTGAAGCCTCAGAAGCCCTGTTCGAACGGCTCACGGGTCAAAAGCCCGGCAAACTCGGATGGCCGGCCGTTCCGAAGTCGATCCTTCCTTCGGACGAAGACGATGCCATTTCCATTGCTTTGCAAAGCAACCCCTCGATCCGGGCTGCGACGGCAGATGCACGTGCGGCCAGGTATGCCGCGAGGGCGTCCGTTGGCGACATGCTGCCGCGCGTTGCTCTCGAAAGTGCGTGGGAGAACGGCTACCAGGACGACCTGTCTGACCAAAGCGACGAAGAATTTCGGCTCGGTCTGCGTGTCACGGCGCCCTTGTTCACCGGCGGACGCAACGTCGCTGCGGTCCGGCGTGCGAAATTCACCGCCGCGCAGGAAGAGTACGAGCTGGATGACACCCAGCAGATCATCCGGGAAAACGTCATCAGGGCGATGAGGCAACGCAGCGCATCCCAGCGACGCGCGAAGGCAGAAAAACGTGCAATCGCGGCCAATAGACGGGCGGTCAAAGGCCTCCAGGTCGAGTTCGACAGCGGCCAGAGGTCCCTGCTCGATGTGTTGGACGGCGAACGGGAACTTCTTTTGAGTCAGGTCGACTTCGTGCGCGCACGATACGACGCCCGGATCGCCGATTTCTTTCTGCTGGCCAACATTGGCCGCCTCGCGCCACGGCATTTTTCCATCATCGAGGATCGGCCTGCGCCGGTTGCACGTATCGTGCCGGAGTTTAACTCCTGGGATTTGAGGCTGGCTCCAACCGAAAACGATACGGATCAGTCGGACCTCGCAAGCCCCACGGAAACCGCACCTCTCGGCTATCAGGCAAACCCTAAAAAGTCGATCAACTGGGTCGATTGGCCTTATCGGACCGGGGGTCAAGACAATCCGGACACGGCTGAACCCGATAACAGAACGCGGAAACTCTGGCGCTCACTTGCCACGCTTGGCTTGCACCAGTTCTAG
- a CDS encoding glyoxylate/hydroxypyruvate reductase A, with translation MKPVIPFVPEANSHEKDVWQRDLANALEAFAVVKHVSDLTDRERSGAKVAIVANPDPADVAALPNLVWVQSLWAGVERLMTELPPDGPRIVRLADPQMAETMSEAVLAWTLYLHRDMPRYRMQQRQAVWQEHFLKTPAERTVGVLGLGKLGSASAQRLSANGFTVLGWSRSEKDLAGIKCFGGPQGLIPVLEQSDILVVLTPLTAETRGMLGAAEFEYCKKNAALINFARGPIIDVDALRAALDRDQLSHAVLDVFDEEPLPPESPLWQHDKITVLPHISAPTITSTASKIVADHIRQFLTEGTIPDHVDRNRGY, from the coding sequence ATGAAGCCGGTGATTCCATTCGTGCCAGAAGCAAACTCCCATGAAAAGGACGTCTGGCAGAGGGACCTCGCCAATGCGCTGGAAGCATTTGCTGTCGTCAAACATGTCAGCGACCTCACGGACAGGGAGCGCTCTGGCGCCAAAGTAGCCATCGTCGCTAATCCGGACCCGGCGGATGTCGCCGCTCTACCTAATCTGGTCTGGGTTCAGAGCTTGTGGGCCGGTGTCGAACGGCTCATGACAGAGTTACCGCCCGACGGCCCACGCATCGTTCGCCTCGCCGACCCGCAGATGGCCGAAACAATGTCAGAAGCGGTTCTGGCCTGGACACTTTATCTCCATCGGGACATGCCGCGCTACAGGATGCAGCAGCGGCAGGCAGTCTGGCAGGAACACTTCCTGAAAACGCCCGCCGAACGCACGGTTGGCGTGCTGGGGCTTGGAAAACTCGGAAGCGCGTCGGCCCAGCGCCTGAGTGCCAACGGGTTCACGGTCCTTGGTTGGAGCCGAAGCGAAAAAGACCTGGCTGGCATCAAGTGCTTCGGCGGGCCTCAAGGATTGATCCCTGTTCTTGAGCAATCCGACATCCTGGTTGTTTTGACACCCCTGACCGCAGAGACCCGCGGCATGCTGGGCGCGGCTGAGTTCGAATACTGCAAGAAGAACGCAGCTCTGATCAATTTTGCCCGCGGGCCCATCATCGACGTCGATGCCCTGCGCGCCGCACTTGATCGGGATCAGCTGTCGCACGCCGTTCTGGACGTGTTCGACGAAGAACCGCTCCCTCCGGAGAGCCCCCTTTGGCAGCATGACAAGATCACCGTCCTGCCGCATATTTCTGCGCCGACAATCACCAGCACCGCCTCGAAAATCGTTGCCGACCACATTCGCCAATTCCTCACAGAAGGGACAATACCGGACCACGTCGACCGAAACCGTGGATACTGA
- a CDS encoding TIM barrel protein produces MSDLPILGAALTVNALETHRKLMLEKPRDLELQDFSAGEVLNGDWMPLVERAKTLLEGHEGRVGIHGPFWGFAIDTVDVDVREVVRKRLLQGLDVCEALGGTHMVVHSPYSTWDHNNLDNYENARARKIELCHLTMKDAVRRAEAIGCELVLENIEDKDPHARIELAESFASQSVKVSIDTGHAHYAHGSTGAPPVDYYVKAAGNTLRHIHLQDADGYADRHWVLGEGTINWHSVFGALSKLESEPRLIIELRDHSGLPASIANMAALGLAQ; encoded by the coding sequence ATGTCAGACCTTCCGATCCTTGGCGCTGCGCTCACCGTCAACGCACTTGAAACCCATCGCAAGCTCATGCTTGAGAAGCCGAGGGATCTGGAGCTCCAGGACTTTAGTGCCGGCGAGGTCCTGAACGGTGACTGGATGCCGCTTGTTGAGCGGGCGAAAACCCTCTTGGAAGGCCATGAAGGCCGCGTCGGAATTCATGGCCCCTTCTGGGGCTTTGCCATCGACACGGTCGATGTGGATGTCCGCGAAGTCGTCAGAAAACGCCTGCTTCAGGGGCTTGACGTCTGCGAGGCGCTTGGCGGCACGCATATGGTCGTCCATAGCCCCTACTCGACCTGGGATCACAACAATCTCGACAATTACGAAAACGCCCGTGCGCGCAAGATCGAGCTCTGTCACCTGACCATGAAGGATGCGGTCAGGCGAGCTGAGGCAATCGGCTGCGAACTGGTGCTTGAGAATATCGAAGACAAGGACCCGCACGCACGTATCGAGCTGGCGGAAAGCTTCGCCTCCCAGTCGGTAAAGGTTTCAATCGATACCGGGCACGCACACTACGCGCATGGATCAACGGGAGCACCACCCGTCGACTATTACGTCAAAGCTGCCGGCAACACCCTGCGCCACATTCACCTTCAGGATGCGGACGGCTATGCCGACCGTCACTGGGTCCTGGGAGAGGGCACGATCAACTGGCACTCGGTCTTCGGTGCACTGTCAAAACTCGAGAGTGAGCCGCGTCTCATTATCGAACTCCGCGATCATTCGGGGCTGCCTGCATCGATCGCGAATATGGCCGCGCTTGGTTTGGCGCAATAA
- a CDS encoding cytochrome c biogenesis CcdA family protein, translated as MLELPLAYLAGLLTLINPCVLPVLPIVLASALNADRRAPLALAAGMSLSFVTFGMLVSTFGYAIGLTEDVMAKAGASLMIVFGLVLLVPAFNQRFELAAAGLAGSADQKLQNTDTNGLRGQFLGGALLGAVWSPCIGPTLGGAIALASQGESLLWAALIMCFFALGVSTLIVGLGLGAGETLRRRTDKLRGIAEKSKPIMGFVFITVGVLLLLNVHHMFDAWAMSVMPIWLQDLSVRF; from the coding sequence ATGCTCGAACTTCCGCTGGCGTATCTTGCCGGCCTGTTGACGCTGATAAACCCGTGCGTGCTGCCGGTCCTGCCGATTGTGCTTGCCTCCGCTCTCAATGCGGACAGGCGTGCGCCGCTTGCCCTTGCCGCGGGAATGAGCCTTTCCTTCGTGACATTCGGCATGCTGGTGTCGACATTTGGCTACGCAATCGGTTTGACCGAAGACGTGATGGCGAAGGCTGGGGCGTCACTCATGATTGTGTTCGGCCTTGTGCTGCTGGTTCCGGCGTTCAATCAGCGGTTCGAACTTGCTGCCGCCGGTCTGGCAGGGTCTGCAGACCAGAAGCTGCAAAACACGGATACGAACGGCCTGCGGGGCCAGTTTCTGGGTGGCGCGTTGCTTGGGGCCGTTTGGTCTCCCTGTATCGGTCCGACACTTGGGGGCGCCATCGCGCTTGCCTCGCAAGGGGAAAGCCTGCTTTGGGCTGCACTGATCATGTGTTTTTTCGCGCTCGGCGTTTCGACGCTGATTGTCGGGCTCGGTCTTGGGGCGGGAGAAACCCTGCGCCGGAGGACCGACAAACTTCGCGGTATCGCGGAGAAATCCAAACCCATCATGGGATTCGTATTCATCACGGTAGGCGTGTTGCTCCTCTTGAACGTGCACCACATGTTTGATGCATGGGCCATGAGTGTCATGCCGATCTGGCTTCAGGATCTATCAGTCCGGTTCTGA